The following proteins are encoded in a genomic region of Myxococcota bacterium:
- a CDS encoding Asd/ArgC dimerization domain-containing protein, whose translation MTAPARREGLRIAVAGASGAVGSELVAVLGERRFPVAELLPFATDRSLGRDVEIDDEVIAIEAEAPPLRGLDLLFVCTPRGAALDLVRAALRAEVACIDCSGALARSAEVPLGLADRSPAAELVGAPLVAAPSGPALAWGRVLAALDDAAGVERVTGTVLQSAAHAGRDGIEALSDETVAVLAQQEPPEPAVFAGPVAFDCLPRETAAEAEADEDALAAELARVVARILGRDVPLDAAFVQVPAFVGEASALTVELRRALSPEEAREVLAKTAGVALHPAGDALLAGPTLRDAAGSDDVLVGGVRRDRAHANGLALWLVADPVRIAASNAVKLAEARTQLH comes from the coding sequence GTGACGGCGCCCGCGCGCCGCGAAGGCCTGCGCATCGCCGTCGCGGGCGCGAGCGGCGCGGTGGGGAGCGAGCTCGTCGCCGTGCTCGGCGAGCGGCGCTTCCCCGTCGCGGAGCTCCTCCCGTTCGCGACCGATCGCTCGCTCGGCCGCGACGTCGAGATCGACGACGAGGTGATCGCGATCGAGGCGGAGGCGCCGCCGCTGCGCGGCCTCGACCTGCTCTTCGTGTGCACGCCGCGCGGTGCCGCGCTCGACCTGGTGCGCGCCGCGCTGCGCGCGGAGGTCGCGTGCATCGACTGCTCGGGCGCGCTCGCGCGCTCGGCCGAGGTGCCGCTCGGGCTCGCCGACCGCAGCCCGGCCGCCGAGCTCGTGGGCGCGCCGCTCGTCGCCGCGCCGAGCGGCCCCGCGCTCGCGTGGGGTCGCGTGCTCGCCGCGCTCGACGACGCGGCCGGCGTCGAGCGCGTGACGGGCACCGTGCTCCAGAGCGCCGCGCACGCGGGACGCGACGGCATCGAGGCGCTCTCCGACGAGACGGTCGCCGTGCTCGCGCAGCAGGAGCCTCCCGAGCCCGCCGTGTTCGCGGGTCCCGTCGCGTTCGACTGCCTTCCGCGCGAGACGGCCGCCGAGGCGGAGGCCGACGAGGACGCGCTCGCCGCCGAGCTCGCGCGCGTCGTCGCGCGCATCCTCGGGCGCGACGTCCCGCTCGACGCGGCGTTCGTGCAGGTGCCGGCCTTCGTCGGCGAGGCGAGTGCGCTCACCGTCGAGCTGCGCCGCGCGCTGTCGCCCGAGGAGGCGCGCGAGGTGCTCGCCAAGACGGCGGGCGTCGCGCTCCACCCGGCCGGCGACGCGCTGCTCGCCGGCCCGACGCTGCGCGACGCGGCCGGCAGCGACGACGTCCTCGTCGGCGGCGTGCGGCGCGACCGCGCGCACGCGAACGGGCTCGCGCTCTGGCTCGTGGCCGACCCCGTGCGCATCGCGGCGAGCAACGCGGTCAAGCTCGCCGAGGCGCGCACGCAGCTGCACTGA
- the truA gene encoding tRNA pseudouridine(38-40) synthase TruA produces the protein MPRFRFTLEYDGARFAGWQRQGQGERTVQEELERALAELAGGRRVEAMGSGRTDAGVHALAQVASAWLDTALDPATLQRALNAKLPADVAVLAVEQVADDFDARRDALAKLYRYAIWNAPQRSPLRAARAHWVPTGADGRGLDVEAMREAAAQLVGERDFAAFCAAGSSVATTVRRLLRLDVVARARPEGREIEIEAEGAGFLRHMVRNLAGTLVEVGQGRRAAGSMPALLASRDRGAAGPTAPACGLALVAVRYARAGAADSAVESDG, from the coding sequence ATGCCGCGCTTCCGCTTCACGCTCGAGTACGACGGCGCGCGCTTCGCCGGCTGGCAGCGCCAGGGGCAGGGCGAGCGCACCGTGCAGGAGGAGCTCGAGCGCGCGCTCGCCGAGCTCGCGGGCGGGCGGCGCGTCGAGGCGATGGGCAGCGGGCGCACGGACGCCGGCGTGCACGCGCTCGCGCAGGTCGCGAGCGCGTGGCTCGACACCGCGCTCGATCCGGCGACGCTGCAGCGCGCGCTCAACGCGAAGCTCCCGGCCGACGTCGCCGTGCTCGCCGTCGAGCAGGTCGCGGACGACTTCGACGCGCGCCGCGACGCGCTCGCGAAGCTCTATCGCTATGCCATCTGGAACGCCCCGCAGCGCTCGCCGCTGCGCGCGGCCCGCGCGCACTGGGTGCCGACGGGCGCGGACGGGCGCGGCCTCGACGTGGAGGCGATGCGCGAGGCCGCCGCGCAGCTCGTCGGCGAGCGCGACTTCGCCGCGTTCTGCGCCGCCGGCTCGAGCGTGGCGACGACGGTGCGGCGCCTCCTGCGCCTCGACGTCGTCGCGCGCGCGCGGCCGGAGGGGCGCGAGATCGAGATCGAGGCCGAGGGCGCGGGCTTCCTGCGCCACATGGTCCGCAACCTCGCGGGAACGCTCGTCGAGGTGGGGCAGGGACGGCGCGCGGCGGGGTCGATGCCCGCGCTGCTCGCGTCGCGCGACCGCGGCGCTGCCGGGCCGACCGCGCCCGCCTGCGGGCTCGCGCTCGTCGCGGTCCGGTACGCCCGGGCCGGGGCCGCCGATTCCGCCGTGGAATCGGACGGTTGA
- the rplM gene encoding 50S ribosomal protein L13 — protein sequence MGAAAHRATQSARPGEVERTWYVIDAEDVVLGRLATRVASVLRGKHKPTFTPHVDTGDHVIVINAEKVRLTGRKREQKLYIRHTLYPGGIRTVTADKLLAGPHADRAVRKAVEGMLPRNSLGRQMLTKLKVYAGPSHPHAAQKPEELSLDQ from the coding sequence ATGGGAGCTGCGGCTCACCGCGCGACGCAGAGCGCCCGGCCCGGCGAGGTCGAGCGCACGTGGTACGTGATCGACGCGGAAGACGTCGTGCTGGGGCGGCTCGCGACGCGCGTCGCGTCCGTGCTGCGCGGCAAGCACAAGCCCACCTTCACGCCGCACGTCGACACCGGCGACCACGTCATCGTGATCAACGCCGAGAAGGTGCGGCTCACCGGGCGCAAGCGCGAGCAGAAGCTCTACATCCGCCACACGCTGTACCCGGGCGGCATCCGCACGGTGACGGCGGACAAGCTGCTCGCCGGCCCGCACGCCGACCGCGCGGTGCGCAAGGCGGTGGAGGGCATGCTGCCGCGCAACTCGCTCGGCCGGCAGATGCTGACGAAGCTCAAGGTCTACGCGGGGCCCTCGCACCCGCACGCGGCGCAGAAGCCCGAGGAGCTCTCCCTTGATCAGTAG
- the rpsI gene encoding 30S ribosomal protein S9, which translates to MISSEINATGKRKTAVARVRLRPGAGLVLVNGRPADEYFGRVGDRLLVAQPFEVTSLAGRYDVHASLSGGGPTGQAGALRHGIARALEKLDPSQRATLKRAGLLTRDPRKKERKKYGQKGARARFQFSKR; encoded by the coding sequence TTGATCAGTAGTGAGATCAATGCGACTGGCAAGCGAAAGACGGCGGTCGCGCGCGTGCGCCTGCGCCCGGGCGCGGGCCTCGTGCTCGTGAACGGCCGCCCGGCCGACGAGTACTTCGGGCGCGTCGGCGATCGCCTGCTCGTCGCGCAGCCGTTCGAGGTGACGAGCCTCGCGGGCCGCTACGACGTGCACGCCTCGCTCTCGGGCGGCGGTCCCACGGGCCAGGCCGGCGCGCTGCGCCACGGCATCGCGCGCGCGCTCGAGAAGCTCGACCCGAGCCAGCGCGCGACGCTCAAGCGCGCCGGGCTCCTCACGCGCGATCCGCGCAAGAAGGAGCGCAAGAAGTACGGTCAGAAGGGAGCGCGCGCGCGCTTCCAGTTCTCGAAGCGCTAG
- the argC gene encoding N-acetyl-gamma-glutamyl-phosphate reductase codes for MRVGIAGASGYTGLELVRLVPRHPELELVAITSEQRAGMAAGDAFPGLRGLVDLRFEGLDPKRLAERVDVAFCCLPHGGSARAVAELRAAGVVVVDLSADFRLRSRDDYARWYGEHAAPDLFGAAVYGIPELHRAELAGASFAAAAGCYPTCTVLPLAPFLREGLVETTGIVVDAKSGVSGAGRTLADGYLLAELEGNAHAYKPGSVHRHVPEIEQELALAAGVDVRVAFVPHLLPTTRGMLATVFARPKRPMSSADARAVLERAYANEPFVRVLPEGETPAIASVRGTNFCDVAAVSDERSGALVLLSAIDNLGKGASGQMIQCLNAMRGWPETLGLLAGPLLP; via the coding sequence ATGCGGGTCGGCATCGCCGGCGCCAGCGGCTACACGGGCCTCGAGCTCGTGCGGCTCGTTCCGCGCCACCCCGAGCTCGAGCTCGTCGCGATCACGTCCGAGCAGCGCGCGGGCATGGCCGCGGGCGACGCCTTCCCCGGCCTGCGCGGCCTCGTCGACCTGCGCTTCGAGGGGCTCGACCCGAAGCGCCTCGCCGAGCGCGTCGACGTCGCGTTCTGCTGCCTGCCCCACGGCGGCTCGGCGCGCGCCGTCGCCGAGCTGCGCGCCGCGGGCGTCGTCGTGGTCGACCTCTCGGCCGACTTCCGGCTGCGCAGCCGCGACGACTACGCGCGCTGGTACGGCGAGCACGCCGCGCCCGACCTGTTCGGCGCGGCCGTCTACGGCATCCCCGAGCTCCACCGCGCCGAGCTCGCCGGGGCGTCCTTCGCCGCAGCGGCGGGCTGCTACCCGACGTGCACGGTGCTGCCGCTCGCGCCCTTCCTGCGCGAGGGGCTCGTCGAGACGACGGGCATCGTGGTCGACGCGAAGTCGGGCGTCTCGGGCGCGGGGCGCACGCTCGCCGACGGCTACCTGCTCGCCGAGCTCGAGGGCAACGCGCACGCCTACAAGCCGGGGAGCGTGCACCGCCACGTTCCCGAGATCGAGCAGGAGCTCGCGCTCGCGGCCGGCGTCGACGTGCGCGTCGCGTTCGTGCCGCACCTGCTGCCGACGACGCGCGGCATGCTCGCGACGGTGTTCGCGCGCCCGAAGCGGCCGATGTCGAGCGCGGACGCGCGCGCCGTGCTCGAGCGCGCGTACGCGAACGAGCCGTTCGTGCGCGTCCTGCCCGAGGGCGAGACGCCCGCCATCGCATCGGTGCGCGGCACGAACTTCTGCGACGTCGCGGCCGTGTCGGACGAGCGCTCCGGTGCGCTCGTGCTGCTCTCGGCGATCGACAACCTCGGCAAGGGCGCGAGCGGGCAGATGATCCAGTGCCTGAACGCGATGCGCGGCTGGCCCGAGACGCTCGGGCTGCTCGCCGGCCCGCTCCTCCCGTAG